The following are from one region of the Malassezia vespertilionis chromosome 4, complete sequence genome:
- the MRPS5 gene encoding 28S ribosomal protein S5, mitochondrial (COG:J; EggNog:ENOG503NTWH; BUSCO:EOG092634G9), with protein MGVRFIASKADEPVHVHEKESVSQGSGASASAMQRALPLVFSRIDLEQFPRLLQKHDPILDGAQGDVMRKDPDEQNPFGSSVAVYNDGDKHFPTPPPAIQAVMRASGGAGEEVNSESYLSSVTPLTAPEVQALHRYNIKLKRVVNMTGKGRVASWYALVVAGNGRGLVGYGEGKDTNAGRANKKAFHAAAKNMDLVAVHRAKSGSNTVETTVEGHWSATRVVIRPRPAGFGLRVPDVIHPIARAAGFTDLNAAIYGSTNAMNVVKATFQVLWGGSAPIGMGGGVRGKMRRNDKGQGALSRRDMELSRGRKLEELDMFR; from the coding sequence ATGGGCGTGCGCTTCATAGCCAGCAAGGCGGACGAACCTGTGCATGTGCATGAGAAAGAGAGTGTTTCGCAAGGCAGCGGagcgagcgcatcggcgatgcagcgcgccctGCCGCTGGTCTTCTCGCGCATCGACTTGGAGCAATTCCCGCGCCTCTTGCAAAAACACGATCCAATTCTCGatggcgcacaaggcgaTGTGATGCGAAAGGATCCAGACGAGCAGAATCCGTTTGGAAGCAGTGTCGCCGTTTACAATGACGGGGACAAGCACTTTCCCACGCCTCCCCCTGCCATCCAAGCAGtgatgcgcgcgagtggcggcgctggcgaaGAAGTCAACTCAGAAAGCTATCTGAGCTCGGTTACGCCGCTTACTGCGCCCgaggtgcaggcgctgcatcggTACAATATTAAACTTAAACGCGTCGTGAACATGACTGGAAAAGGCCGTGTAGCAAGCTGGTATGCCCTGGTGGTGGCTGGAAACGGCCGCGGGCTTGTAGGCTACGGCGAAGGCAAAGATACCAATGCGGGCCGCGCAAACAAAAAAGCGTtccacgccgctgcaaaaaATATGGACCTTGTCGCGGTCCaccgcgcaaagagcggGTCCAACACGGTGGAAACCACCGTCGAAGGCcattggagcgcgacgagagTCGTCATACGCCCCCGTCCCGCTGGTTTTGGTCTGCGTGTCCCTGATGTCATTCATcccattgcgcgcgccgcgggaTTTACGGACCTGAATGCGGCTATTTACGGGTCGACAAACGCAATGAACGTCGTCAAAGCCACCTTCCAGGTCCTCTGGggcggcagtgcgccgaTCGGCATGGGTGGCGGTGTGCGTGGaaaaatgcgccgcaacgacaaaggccaaggcgcactCTCGCGCCGCGATATGGAGCTTAGCCGCGGGCGCAAACTCGAAGAGTTAGACATGTTTCGGTAG
- a CDS encoding uncharacterized protein (EggNog:ENOG503NYAH; COG:K) gives MSVAAVNPLVQLQGGGSPQGATEEVIQPSKEWVLPARGKPGRKPAATVPLTVCRFFLLTLQKRKAQNRASQRAFRERRHAYLAELEEKVARYEAREIDANVQMQRIALQCREEAAHLRQKNEALGARCEHLEKQLRVLSTRSSSGTSPRTPHDLPVNTPKLGLIKQEDQAPRRPSGIRHTSASPDNMQETSEDEPFAPLLMTRGGSVAGENVDLRFDCGFCPDQGLCVCRGKARLDFDEDGGNVPPTPGAPLQSAMPVQPGSAAVPLSRNQLRKTRLWPTQAGSPGMTMDMPMNAGSPMSPRMSAPWAPSPAGSMRLAPSPVSSVRLAASPGGARMRPVVPRPRPRLWSISEPEQSKPTQSPRNVRTPMGYASAGSPGSALHQDYLATEDDPALQEFYSAVSRNVKHPVSTQRKESAASPPMAMGNPALAPSLGAKESVPQAFRRLRNHPNFTKFSGGLETLADVVTRGVSEEQGASRKTAPELEKGTDIKAPNGAAVTKSALQTAAPSAAAILTAPTPPSMYSLRRTAHAEDEGMHERRKRMRVNMSEMYVRSEAVSEALKMLDRPKSDALTQEDEAQSAASPSAASVTTPSSRLPWPRR, from the coding sequence ATGTCTGTTGCAGCGGTAAATCCACTGGTTCAGTTGCAAGGAGGGGGGTCGCCACAAGGTGCCACTGAAGAAGTAATCCAGCCTAGCAAGGAATGGGTActtccagcgcgtggtAAACCCGGCCGCAAGCCAGCAGCAACAGTGCCGCTTACAGTATGTCGCTTTTTTCTACTTACCCTACAGAAACGCAAAGCACAGAACCGTGcttcgcagcgcgcttttcgcgagcgccgccatgCATATCTGGCCGAGCTCGAAGAAAAGGTAGCCCGgtacgaggcgcgcgaaattGATGCCAATGTCcaaatgcagcgcattgcactGCAGTGCCGTGAAGAGGCTGCACATTTGCGGCAAAAGAACGAggcactcggcgcgcggtgcgagCATCTCGAAAAACAGCTGCGTGTGCTCAGCACACGATCGTCTTCGGGCACATCGCCACGTACTCCGCACGACTTGCCAGTGAATACGCCCAAATTGGGACTTATCAAGCAAGAGGatcaagcgccgcggcggcccTCCGGGATTCGCCACACTTCTGCCTCCCCTGACAATATGCAAGAGACGAGCGAAGATGAGCCATTTGCACCGCTGCTTATGACCCGCGGCGGCTCGGTCGCTGGGGAGAATGTCGATCTTCGATTCGATTGCGGCTTCTGCCCCGATCAGGGATTGTGCGTATgccgcggcaaggcgcggctCGATTTTGACGAAGACGGTGGAAACGTGCCGCCCACGCCTGGCGCACCACTTCAAAGTGCAATGCCTGTGCAACCTGGCAGCGCTGCCGTCCCTCTCTCCCGCAAtcagctgcgcaagacaaGACTTTGGCCTACACAAGCAGGATCACCTGGCATGACCATGGACATGCCGATGAATGCTGGCTCGCCCATGTCGCCACGGATGTCTGCGCCATGGGCGCCGTCGCCTGCCGGGAGTATGCGACTTGCACCATCGCCCGTGAGTAGTGTACGCCTTGCTGCATCgcctggcggcgcgcgcatgcggcCCGTCGTGCCCCGCCCCCGCCCACGACTGTGGTCGATCAGCGAGCCAGAGCAGTCGAAACCGACGCAAAGTCCCAGGAacgtgcgcacgccaaTGGGCTATGCAAGTGCTGGCTCGCCCGGatctgcgctgcaccaagACTACTTGGCCACCGAGGACGatcctgcgctgcaggaatTTTATTCCGCTGTATCGCGCAACGTCAAGCATCCTGTCTCGACGCAGCGAAAAGAGTCTGCTGCAAGTCCGCCCATGGCGATGGGCAATCCAGCGTTGGCACCGAGTCTAGGAGCAAAAGAGAGCGTACCGCAAGCGTTTCGACGACTCCGAAACCACCCCAACTTTACCAAGTTTTCCGGTGGCCTTGAGACACTCGCCGATGTTGTCACGCGTGGTGTATCAGAAGAGCAAGGCGCGAGTCGTAAAACGGCTCCTGAGCTGGAAAAGGGGACAGACATAAAAGCACCAAATGGCGCTGCCGTCACAAAAAGTGCTTTGCAAACCGCAGCGCCCTCGGCAGCCGCAATACTTACTGCGCCGACACCCCCGTCGATGTACAGTCtgcgacgcacagcacaTGCGGAGGACGAAGGGATGCACGAacgccgcaagcgcatgcgcgTGAATATGAGCGAAATGTatgtgcgcagcgaagcCGTATCCGAGGCGCTTAAAATGCTCGATCGCCCCAAGTCCGACGCATTGACGCAGGAAGACGAGGCTCAGAGtgccgcatcgccaagTGCGG
- the EFM7 gene encoding nicotinamide N-methyltransferase (EggNog:ENOG503Q54D; COG:S): MEAEAAWSLFEEPADFRPASPPPTEIEQVLVDGTHVKLQLVGSHPLWGHYLWNAAPTMANYMLERADTFVYNRTILELGAAAGLPSIACGKHGARTVIATDYPDPDLMNNLHANIDANACSATRAEGYIWGADPCALLQHTPEQYDTILMSDLIFNHQAHAALLTTCDQCLTTDAARRPQILVFFSHHRPSLAEKDMQFFALATERGYACQKIGQWLLEVCESVLPYNLQAHVSE, encoded by the coding sequence ATGGAAGCGGAAGCGGCGTGGTCCTTGTTTGAGGAGCCTGCCGACTTTCGACCCGCATCCCCACCCCCAACAGAAATTGAGCAGGTGCTTGTGGATGGGACACATGTGAAACTGCAACTTGTCGGAAGTCACCCTTTGTGGGGCCACTATTTGTGGAATGCCGCGCCGACCATGGCAAATTACATGCTGGAACGTGCAGATACCTTTGTCTATAACCGCACAATCCtcgagcttggcgcagcagcgggACTGCCGTCCATTGCATGCGGAAAGCATGGTGCACGTACCGTCATCGCTACAGACTATCCCGACCCAGACCTGATGAACAATTTGCACGCCAACATCGACGCGaatgcgtgcagcgcaacacGTGCTGAGGGCTACATATGGGGTGCGGACCCCTGCGCATTGTTGCAGCACACGCCTGAGCAGTACGACACAATCCTCATGTCCGATCTCATATTCAATCAccaagcgcacgctgcattGCTCACTACCTGCGACCAATGCCTCACGAcggacgctgcgcggcgcccgcaAATTCTCGTCTTCTTCAGTCACCACCGGCCCAGCTTGGCGGAAAAAGACATGCAGTTTTTTGCCCTGGCCACGGAACGCGGCTATGCATGCCAAAAAATAGGGCAGTGGCTACTTGAGGTATGTGAATCTGTCTTGCCTTACAATTTACAAGCCCATGTTTCCGAATGA
- the SEC8 gene encoding Xaa-Pro aminopeptidase (COG:U; EggNog:ENOG503NURI) produces the protein MLRRATIGSKKRRAHIRHENTELGAGAGVTEGPIMVPGHNAFPAQEHASRNAKAHARVSEDMPHTARGGYVQPAPVQSAPLYGMQDPPASAPMTTPYTHAGPMDSMGSPSPIRHAQGPPIAHAQAPQEVQIPSLEMRVPPNHATPERSTNTPTQYLNSPQHTSVRNVPSVETTPTPMLVSSRVSPQPPLQAATPTPKERRNPSSIQDRPVGSLTYERQPAALGAALSALSFASRKRQTERILRGGTRQLETNTIMTPAPGLEPAKYVNASDEPAFRDLNAVLRKLKAEWGFLLGERFNPVQLALTLLPGAPLRARQSEFSGLNSLIETTLQGTLDDHYESFATAITLNYGVANSLGDAQTNITSARQKLRSARDTLGARRADLVQMWQRIQSIKEAMRVLGLIEQLRSVPDELESLMSAKNFLDATQLLMRSLRLIQREDLSEVGATADLRAYLRSQEHSLLEILIEELHNHLYLKSYYCDARWKSYTPGQETLPDPMFGTEYTLGADVGATRPIKLARFLSFLRGKIVHHQPENDTLLDRPCDAEAEDAPETIGLESSQSPENDSFLYIETLLQSLARLGKIGYALEIIAQRLPLEIHQLVDTTIDEVDLRHDPHRHTMRSTAAAESALFSAALTTSFLEDGSSRKSFSLLSAAQLSEARGGRFSQPEHSALQRDMETMRDFFWTLFSKLDAVLQSYRVIQEVASLIFSQAGLKGVAAAERVDTELGIPAFAHVWQTIEHEVSALLRDYLSEDSQDVKNAAQFAPPVNAVLRAQRYERDRTQSIFRIADARKLSKEVHSMEQTVDAALQRFVPGLMTQDAQPSVATDAPRYEDESSTGHRLLVRPLTFTASVLFQPTLSFIQRVQLILPRDADKTSHDFGGFLRIFVQDLFLPMLEEKVHAITAKASSAPEAFTPEPMRKTHTVRPVVRSATQIVALVDSLYTMLQAAPLHRASYSRLILLTFVEYYAQCNARFKKLVSKDMDAEHTSGPYMTAAIWAQKSDLYTSLDELIQLDPADLRALELKTHQVVLEREYAQGQPICRADLITSRKRHAALANLQYSIYWLLAHISQLRVTDADDVRANVDNKQLALPLHADLIARSEEIPKQFLLLSRVVLMTLREELHLKTLHYLHLAVTEGTYVVDGLSHEPDSHVVALNTELSACNEVYKETLLPEHQAFLFDGLDKLMDAMMVSAVTSTGAVNHHGVIKMIRNILSLQQNLKNILAVPQTVDLERSKRLWEMVSREPEQWVAALHRTGPTHSFDEYRAALDLCLGLARSPDQGQPGKPMTRLPNAGTTAEPETTQQRYNEYLIELHEVAGVPM, from the coding sequence ATGTTGAGACGCGCCACCATCGGCTCGAAAAAGAGACGTGCGCATATCCGGCATGAAAATACAgagcttggcgctggcgcaggtGTCACAGAAGGCCCGATTATGGTGCCTGGCCACAATGCCTTTCCCGCTCAGGAACATGCCTCACGGAATGCAAAAGCCCACGCTCGCGTTTCTGAGGATATGCCGCACACTGCACGCGGAGGATATGTACAGCCAGCTCCGGTACAGAGTGCACCTTTATACGGAATGCAAGATCCACCGGCAAGCGCCCCAATGACTACGCCATACACCCACGCAGGTCCAATGGATTCCATGGGAAGCCCCTCGCCGATCCGCCATGCTCAAGGTCCCCCAAttgcacacgcgcaagctcctcaAGAAGTGCAAATACCGTCTCTTGAAATGAGGGTGCCGCCGAATCATGCTACCCCAGAGCGCTCCACCAACACACCCACCCAGTACCTGAACTCGCCGCAGCATACCAGCGTGCGGAACGTGCCGTCTGTTGAAACAACGCCAACGCCAATGCTTGTGTCATCCAGAGTATCGCCGCAGCCCCCCCTCCAAGCAGCAACGCCGACGCccaaggagcggcgcaatccCTCGTCCATCCAAGACAGACCGGTCGGTTCCCTGACGTACGAACGCCAACCTGCCGctcttggcgcggcgctttcaGCTCTTTCTTTTGCGAGCCGTAAGCGCCAGACAGAGAGgattttgcgcggcggcacgcgccaGTTAGAGACGAACACCATCATGACGCCGGCGCCGGGCCTTGAGCCTGCCAAGTATGTCAACGCAAGCGACGAGCCCGCATTCCGTGATTTGAATGCAGTATTGCGCAAGCTCAAGGCTGAATGGGGATTTTTACTTGGGGAGCGTTTCAATCCAGTCCAACTTGCCCTTACGCTCCTTCCTGGCGCtccgttgcgcgcgcgccaatcGGAATTCTCTGGGCTAAATTCCTTGATTGAGACTACGCTGCAAGGCACCCTGGATGACCACTATGAGTCCTTTGCCACTGCCATTACCCTCAATTATGGAGTGGCCAACTCTTTGGGCGATGCGCAGACCAACATTActtctgcgcgccaaaagctgcgcagtgcgcgcgatacgctcggcgcgcggcgtgcggatCTTGTACAAATGTGGCAGCGGATTCAGAGCATCAAGGAAGCGATGCGCGTTCTCGGCCTTatcgagcagctccgcAGCGTCCCCGACGAGCTTGAGTCGCTCATGTCTGCGAAAAACTTTTTGGACGCGACACAACTCCTgatgcgctctttgcgcctTATTCAGCGCGAGGATTTGAGCGAGGTAGGCGCGACTGCAGACTTACGTGCCTATTTGCGCTCCCAAGAGCACTCGCTCCTCGAGATTCTTATTGAAGAGCTGCACAACCACTTGTACCTGAAGAGCTACTattgcgacgcgcggtgGAAGAGCTACACACCTGGCCAAGAAACGCTACCCGACCCCATGTTTGGTACAGAGTACACGCTGGGCGCCGATGTCGGCGCAACGCGCCCCAtcaagctcgcgcgctttttgagCTTTTTGCGTGGCAAGATTGTGCACCACCAGCCTGAGAATGACACGCTTTTGGACAGGCCTTGTGACGCAGAAGCAGAAGATGCACCCGAGACGATTGGCCTCGAATCAAGCCAAAGTCCTGAGAACGACTCCTTCCTTTACATcgagacgctgctgcaaagtcttgcgcgcctcggcaagaTTGGGTACGCACTAGAAATtattgcgcagcgtcttcCCCTTGAGATCCACCAGCTTGTGGATACTACTATCGACGAAGTCGACCTGCGCCATGATCCACATCGCCATaccatgcgcagcacagcagcgGCCGAATCGGCACTTTTCTCAGCCGCGCTTACAACCTCCTTTTTGGAGGATggcagctcgcgcaaatcCTTTTCGCTGCTTTCTGCCGCACAACTcagcgaagcgcgcgggGGACGTTTTAGCCAGCCGGAACATTCCGCGCTTCAGCGGGACATGGAGACGATGCGCGACTTTTTCTGGACCTTATTTTCCAAGCTGGACGCTGTGCTGCAAAGCTACCGCGTGATCCAAGAGGTAGCGAGTCTCATCTTTAGCCAAGCGGGTCTTAAAGGCGTtgctgctgccgagcgTGTCGACACGGAGCTTGGCATTCccgcttttgcgcacgtctGGCAGACCATTGAGCACGAAGTGAGCGCGTTGTTGCGCGACTACCTGTCGGAGGATAGCCAAGACGTGAagaatgcggcgcagtttgcgccgcctgtCAATGCTGTTCTCCGCGCCCAGCGATACGAGCGCGACCGCACGCAGTCCATTTTCCGTAttgccgatgcgcgcaagctcagCAAGGAGGTGCACAGCATGGAGCAAACcgtcgatgcagcgctccaGCGCTTTGTCCCTGGCCTTATGACGCAGGATGCTCAGCCGAGCGTCGCGaccgacgcgccgcgctacGAAGACGAGTCAAGTACGGGCCACCGCCTGCTGGTGCGCCCGCTCACCTTTACCGCCTCGGTTCTCTTTCAGCCCACGCTTTCTTTTATCCAGCGCGTCCAGCTTAttttgccgcgcgacgcagacaAGACCTCGCACGACTTTGGCGGATTTTTGCGCATATTTGTCCAGGACTTGTTTCTGCCTATGCTCGAGGAAAAGGTGCACGCCATCACAGCGAAAGCTTCTAGCGCGCCCGAGGCTTTTACGCCTGAGCCTATGCGCAAAACACACACTGTGCGTCCTGTCGTCCGCTCCGCCACCCAGATTGTCGCGCTGGTCGACAGTCTGTACACGATgctgcaagctgcgccgctccacCGCGCCTCCTATTCGCGCCTGATTTTGCTCACCTTTGTCGAGTATTACGCGCAGTGCAATGCGCGATTCAAAAAGCTTGTCTCGAAGGACATGGACGCAGAGCACACTTCCGGGCCGTACATGACTGCGGCGATCTGGGCGCAAAAGTCTGATTTGTATACCTCGCTCGACGAACTTATTCAGCTAGATCCTGCCGATCTTCGCGCACTCGAGCTGAAAACACACCAAGTcgtgctggagcgcgaatATGCGCAGGGACAGCCCATTTGCCGTGCCGATTTGATCACCTCGCGCAAACGGCACGCCGCCTTGGCGAACCTGCAGTATAGCATTTACTGGCTCCTTGCGCATATTTCGCAGCTGCGAGTCACGGATGCcgacgatgtgcgcgcCAATGTCGACAacaagcagcttgcgctgccgTTACACGCCGACCTGATTGCACGCTCCGAAGAGATTCCCAAGCAATTTTTGCTCCTTTCTCGCGTCGTGCTCATGACATTGCGCGAGGAATTGCATTTGAAAACGCTGCACTACCTGCACTTGGCCGTGACAGAGGGCACGTATGTAGTCGATGGCTTATCGCACGAGCCCGATTCCCACGTTGTCGCTCTGAATACCGAGCTGAGTGCGTGCAACGAAGTGTACAAAGAAACGCTTTTGCCAGAGCACCAGGCATTTTTATTTGACGGTCTCGACAAGCTCATGGACGCGATGATGGTCAGCGCCGTGACAAGCACCGGCGCAGTCAACCACCACGGCGTGATCAAAATGATACGCAACATTCTTTCCCTCCAGCAAAATTTGAAAAACATTTTGGCTGTGCCCCAAACGGTCGACttggagcgcagcaagagGCTATGGGAAATGGTGTCGCGCGAACCAGAACAGTGggtcgcggcgcttcaTCGTACGGGGCCGACGCACTCTTTCGACGAgtaccgcgccgcgctcgattTGTGCCTTGGCCTAGCGCGCAGTCCAGACCAGGGCCAGCCTGGCAAGCCCATGACGCGTCTTCCAAACGCAGGCACCACTGCAGAGCCGGAGAcgacgcagcagcggtACAACGAGTATCTGATCGAACTGCACGAAGTGGCAGGTGTGCCCATGTAG
- a CDS encoding uncharacterized protein (COG:A; EggNog:ENOG503P30A) yields MSEYSDSVSGSSHSPKSVTAAYPMCSALAAPCYANPNLAIPSNGGAEMRALPSPPFPRQKRPSVEYASMHEIQGICAAPRLPSNQGALGSQGSAGPRTTFSTATAAASDRRTQLCVRNLPYSVRWQDVKDLFRRAGTVLRADVRLVDNRSCGTGTVLFATEADALRARDTLHGYNWQGRVLDVQLERDMMPMPAESDEKRVAHMQSLPGLETLPLPPTRVRRSSLHVQPLRTDEWNAPGNAAQPGGAPMPFPGRVLFIGNLPFHCQWQDLKDLFRAAGNIQRADVALNADGRSRGFGTVLFASPEDAQNAVRLYHGYEYNGRILKVHFDRLANFAATPGVVPTDPSQYTAAFSTSVHAQGPPERNHSVPAMGHLNSGSVWGAPFPMDRDAATQSFAPGRISLPQLSFPGQGAFGASLTPGMPGFTMRTVFDTPPLYPQAMSPGHSPFIPDTSVPPDYPSFMNPAPGAPLGYMPPLSFGAQDLAGFAHSSALPSTPHWSQPMRSHAAQHAKASDEPLHATPRPPNQGTGDEHGTGEYPFPVVGNAASRGASPTPHDGGEAVRPAGAQQNTKELMDAIAKLSVSGTARAKQSSRGASDSRTAAEQALCRLRENLSSMDGKKDATED; encoded by the coding sequence ATGTCTGAGTACTCTGATAGCGTTTCAGGCTCAAGCCACTCGCCCAAGTCTGTGACGGCTGCGTACCCTATGTGTTCTGCGCTGGCAGCGCCATGCTACGCTAACCCAAACTTGGCTATCCCGAGCAACGGTGGGGcggaaatgcgcgctttACCGTCGCCGCCATTTCCGCGCCAGAAAAGGCCTTCTGTGGAATATGCATCGATGCACGAAATTCAAGGAATTTGCGCAGCCCCGCGGCTCCCCTCAAACCAAGGCGCCCTGGGCTCCCAAGGCTCCGCAGGCCCGCGAACGACATTTTCCACCGCGACTGCCGCCGCGAGCGAtcggcgcacgcagctgtgcgtgcgAAACTTGCCGTACAGTGTGCGCTGGCAAGATGTAAAGGATTTGTTCCGGCGCGCGGGTACAGTCCTTCGCGCCGATGTGCGCCTTGTGGACAAccgcagctgcggcacaggcaccgTGCTTTTTGCCACGGAAGCagatgcgctgcgtgcgcgcgatacCTTGCACGGCTACAATTGGCAAGGACGCGTCTTGGATGTAcagctggagcgcgatATGATGCCCATGCCCGCCGAGTCGGACGAGAAACGCGTGGCGCACATGCAGTCCCTGCCCGGCCTTGAGACGCTTCCCCTTCCGCCAACCCGCGTGCGAAGATCGAGTCTGCATGTccagccgctgcgcacagaTGAATGGAATGCGCCAGgcaatgcagcgcaacCGGGCGGCGCACCCATGCCGTTTCCCGGCCGCGTCCTGTTCATTGGCAATTTGCCGTTCCACTGCCAGTGGCAAGACTTGAAGGATTTGtttcgcgccgctggaaaTATTCAACGCGCTGATGTTGCACTCAACGCCGATGGCCGCAGCCGTGGTTTTGGCACCGTTCTATTTGCCTCGCCGGAGGATGCACAAAACGCTGTACGACTCTACCACGGCTACGAGTACAATGGACGGATCCTCAAGGTCCACTTTGATAGGCTCGCGAATTTTGCAGCGACCCCGGGCGTTGTTCCGACCGATCCTTCGCAGTACACTGCGGCATTTTCCACCagtgtgcacgcgcaaggGCCCCCAGAGCGCAATCATTCAGTGCCGGCGATGGGTCATCTCAATTCAGGGTCGGTATGGGGCGCGCCTTTTCCCATGGACCGCGACGCAGCAACGCAGTCTTTTGCGCCGGGTCGTATTAGTCTCCCGCAGCTCTCGTTTCCCGGACAGGGCGCCTTCGGCGCGTCTCTCACGCCGGGCATGCCGGGTTTCACAATGCGCACCGTGTTCGACACGCCGCCGCTATACCCTCAAGCCATGAGCCCCGGACACAGTCCGTTTATCCCGGACACTTCAGTTCCGCCAGATTATCCATCATTTATGAACCCTGCACCgggtgcgccgctggggtacatgccgccgctttcttttggcgcgcaggacTTGGCGGGTTTTGCGCACTCGTCAGCTCTTCCCTCTACGCCGCATTGGTCGCAGCCCATGCGGTcgcacgccgcacagcacgccAAAGCCAGCGATGAGCCACTGCATGCGACACCGCGCCCGCCCAACCAGGGCACTGGGGACGAACACGGCACTGGCGAATATCCTTTTCCTGTCGTTGGCAACGCTGCGTCAAGAGGCGCTTCGCCCACTCCGCACGACGGGGGCGAAGCGGTGCGTCCGGCAGGTGCCCAGCAGAATACAAAAGAGCTCATGGATGCCATTGCCAAGCTTAGTGTATCgggcactgcgcgcgcaaagcagtCGAGCCGTGGGGCGTCTGAttcgcgcactgccgccgAACAGGCACTCTGCCGCCTGCGTGAGAATCTGTCGAGTATGGATGGAAAAAAAGATGCTACGGAAGATTAG